Proteins found in one Labrus bergylta chromosome 8, fLabBer1.1, whole genome shotgun sequence genomic segment:
- the si:dkey-82o10.4 gene encoding m-AAA protease-interacting protein 1, mitochondrial, giving the protein MQRITCLAACRELGGLAACSPGLCAWKKGPTSSLQLAFSRQRTGVCVRPARPFTWETGGGGQGRRVCRRRVVFAGQRHRLFSSQPGAEEPPGRQPAVSVVGIPDPITWIRCRVIMYLIDLYFQLDISSEEFDKGVKQALVHVSNMMSSGSYHRLVGIVSKEMIEYVEKRCSSLTEANRQQLAIAMDDIVFVLPEDVSVVFDSHGRKFCHITMRFWCLSTHEGPEDPEGTKLFRVSSSEDGSPPKKIVTAVYEFHRELTSGASPDWTVTTIWHWHWKMAE; this is encoded by the exons ATGCAGCGGATCACCTGCCTCGCTGCATGCCGGGAGCTCGGCGGCCTCGCGGCTTGCTCACCCGGGCTCTGCGCCTGGAAGAAGGGCCCGACCAGCAGCCTGCAGCTGGCCTTTAGCCGGCAGCGGACGGGGGTGTGTGTGCGTCCTGCGCGCCCTTTCACGTGGGAGACCGGAGGAGGAGGTCAGGGCCGGAGGGTGTGCAGGCGGAGGGTCGTGTTCGCCGgtcagagacacagactgttcagctctcagcctggaGCCGAGGAACCCCCGGGGAGACAACCCGCTGTCTCTGTGGTCGGCATCCCGGATCCCATCACGTGGATCCGGTGCAGAGTCATCATGTATCTGATCGACCTGTACTTTCAGTTAGACATCAGCTCGGAGGAGTTTGACAAAGGAGTAAAGCAG GCTTTGGTCCATGTCTCCAACATGATGTCAAGTGGCAGCTACCACAGGCTGGTGGGGATCGTATCCAAAGAG ATGATCGAGTACGTTGAGAAGAGGTGCAGTTCTCTCACAGAAGCTAACAGGCAGCAGCTCGCCATCGCTATGGATGatattgtgtttgtgctgccGGAGGATGTGTCCGTCGTCTTTGACAGTCACG GTAGAAAGTTCTGCCATATCACCATGAGGTTCTGGTGTCTGTCAACACATGAAGGTCCTGAAGACCCCGAGGGCACAAAGTTATTCAGAGTGTCCTCAAGTGAAGACGGCAGCCCACCGAAGAAAATCGTCACCGCAGTCTATGA ATTCCACCGGGAGTTGACGAGTGGAGCCTCTCCTGACTGGACGGTCACAACCATTTGGCACTGGCACTGGAAAATGGCTGAGTGA
- the efhb gene encoding EF-hand domain-containing family member B, with the protein MNTTGRHTCYPLKNAVICPNIPAGKLKPLGDTANVCLQEIARPPTPPVVRKFRNSTQPKPGAIRVHQGKANDPDVASTLVHGISTKSCLSGSSLINPPQKTLFQEKLQELSETGYTSNKKAPLGRSDVSLVGLPSWYNNETTFGVKIVKGPDVREIIHPSTTTEEVEEKAQAGHESYIRSHNAYFVGERIDRNYDWSRYSKDSRFGILTPHFKDGRDTCKTLRWLGESQKFYNPTTVWMRSGNREKMMAALGQTNKMEGKSSSAPPDQPHGNLIPVDEIGVGELIHSAEPGQYTRGRDRQRSLVNAVRNHLKTANFQKFPSLLEAFSHYDRKGKGMIDKEDLQAVCSQFQLGVSEPVIDDLMDYCDLDRDGQINFLEFANFLNWKDTMPIKSHGQFYKTNERQTSWAPANIERKTSSESAQPSSSEVLVKPEDLEPVQPGTSLKTLKTLRRPRVVTEHFRTSSSLIGSSSDGRLASSSRTYGLPSMRSDLPAPRIKRVSDTTNYGDTSTARDLLYPSVHASQGVYEEHLVCPRTKTEIAEIFKNVGVTLSEETFEEAWKLASMKHPSGEVCVEDFHNVLKEIKAM; encoded by the exons ATGAATACGACCGGCAGACATACTTGTTACCCCCTGAAAAATGCGGTTATCTGTCCAAACATACCg GCTGGAAAACTAAAGCCTTTGGGAGACACTGCCAATGTCTGCTTACAAGAAATTGCGAGG cCCCCTACGCCACCAGTGGTAAGGAAATTTCGCAACAGCACCCAACCAAAACCAGGAGCTATCCGAGTGCACCAAGGGAAGGCAAATGATCCAGATGTGGCAAGCACCCTTGTCCACGGCATCAGCACCAAATCTTGCCTCAGT GGCAGCAGCTTGATAAATCCACCCCAAAAGACCTTGTTCCAAGAGAAATTGCAAGAGCTCAGTGAGACAGGTTACACCTCTAATAAAAAAGCACCATTGGGGAGGTCAGACGTTTCTCTTGTTGGACTTCCCAGCTGGTATAACAACGAAACTACATTTGGTGTGAAAATAGTAAAAG GGCCAGATGTGAGAGAGATAATTCACCCTTCAACAACAactgaggaggtggaggagaaagcTCAGGCGGGACATGAGTCCTACATACGGAGCCACAACGCCTATTTTGTCG GTGAGAGGATCGATAGGAACTATGACTGGAGTCGCTACAGCAAAGACAGTAGGTTCGGGATCCTCACACCTCATTTCAAAGACGGAAGGGATACTTGCAAAACTCTTCGCTGGCTGGGGGAGTCACAGAA GTTTTACAATCCAACGACTGTTTGGATGAGATCTGGAAACAGGGAAAAGATGATGGCAGCACTtgggcaaacaaacaaaat ggAAGGAAAAAGCTCGAGTGCACCACCAGATCAACCCCATGGAAACCTCATACCAGTGGATGAAATAG GAGTTGGAGAGTTGATCCACTCGGCAGAGCCTGGCCAGTACACGAGAGGCCGAGATCGACAGCGCAGCTTGGTCAACGCAGTGCGAAACCACCTCAAGACAGCCAACTTCCAAAAATTCCCCTCCCTGCTGGAGGCGTTTAGTCATTATGACAGG AAAGGCAAAGGGATGATTGACAAAGAGGACCTGCAGGCAGTGTGCAGTCAGTTCCAGTTGGGTGTGAGTGAGCCGGTTATAGATGACCTGATGGACTACTGCGACCTAGACAGAGATGGACAAATCAACTTCCTGGAGTTTGCAAATTTCCTCAACTGGAAGGACACGATGCCTATCAAAAGTCATGGACAATTCTACAAGACAAATG agcGTCAGACCAGCTGGGCTCCAGCAAACATAGAGAGGAAGACGTCATCAGAATCAGCACAGCCTTCTTCCTCTGAGGTCTTGGTTAAGCCTGAGGACCTGGAGCCTGTCCAGCCAGGAACCTCACTTAAGACCCTCAAGACTCTGAGGCGACCCAGGGTAGTCACAGAACACTTTAGGACGTCCTCCTCCCTCATCGGGTCTTCCAGTGATGGCCGGTTGGCATCAA GCAGCCGTACCTATGGGCTCCCGTCCATGCGCTCCGACCTTCCTGCTCCCCGCATAAAAAGAGTTAGTGATACGACCAACTACGGTGACACATCCACTGCCAGAGATCTCCTTTATCCATCAGTTCATGCCAGTCAGGGTGTTTATGAGGAGCACCTCGTCTGTCCTCGCACAAAAACAGAG ATCGCAGAGATTTTCAAGAATGTGGGTGTGACTTTGTCTGAGGAGACGTTTGAAGAGGCCTGGAAGCTGGCGTCCATGAAGCATCCTTCAGGGGAGGTTTGTGTTGAGGACTTCCATAACGTactcaaagaaataaaagcaatgtGA